From the Motacilla alba alba isolate MOTALB_02 chromosome Z, Motacilla_alba_V1.0_pri, whole genome shotgun sequence genome, one window contains:
- the LOC119696052 gene encoding LOW QUALITY PROTEIN: PWWP domain-containing DNA repair factor 3A-like (The sequence of the model RefSeq protein was modified relative to this genomic sequence to represent the inferred CDS: inserted 2 bases in 2 codons; substituted 1 base at 1 genomic stop codon), whose protein sequence is MQLYCRSQPLLDILARLSRQRLNEYIKDTGKGMTNLGTNKTLPKKATENIPTQILNPKLYCVQTTALNDITLDPKFEEGMLVWCKWXLYWPVVVKAVKEKHQRVCVLFIDGTTNXEEKGFSMSLKSLKHFYCEEKQKLIEQTKENYSREIEWCLQLILDYGIQVGCHSFTRSFLEYFAADISYPVRKEGDQSVVQMAFPNTGEEGVGQPSSDTSPQKPLRKLLPDRTRAARDRXNKKLVDFIVESKGTEGHLLKILKTGKQSCWLKKFLNSSWHMTCVETYLEDEEQLDLVVGYLKEVYRKMDTKNLHQILGDGIRFISDVLLPEAIICAIAAMDDIDYEKAEEKYIKGPPVSKRERELFDEQVLGSKTLKMKLETVAS, encoded by the exons ATGCAGCTGTACTGCCGCAGCCAG CCCTTATTAGATATTTTAGCAAGATTATCAAGGCAAAGACTAAATGAATACATAAAAGACACTGGGAAAGGGATGACAAATTTAGGGACAAATAAGACACTGCCAAAGAAA GCCACCGAGAATATACCAACTCAAATTTTGAACCCAAAACTTTATTGTGTGCAAACTACAGCTTTAAATGACATCACTCTGG ATCCCAAATTCGAGGAAGGGATGTTGGTGTGGTGCAAGT ATCTGTACTGGCCAGTGGTGGTGAAAGCAGTGAAGGAGAAGCACCAGAGGGTCTGTGTGCTCTTCATAGATGGCACCAcaa gagaggaaaaaggtTTCTCAATGTCTCTGAAGAGCCTGAAGCACTTCTACtgtgaggagaagcagaagctCATTGAACAAACCAAGGAAAACTATTCCAGGGAAATTGAGTGGTGCCTCCAGCTGATCCTGGACTATGGGATCCAAGTGGGCTGTCATTCTTTCACCAGGTCCTTCCTGGAGTATTTTGCTGCTGATATCAGCTACCCAGTGAGGAAAGAGGGAGACCAGAGTGTGGTGCAGATGGCATTCCCAAACACAGGGGAGGAAGGGGTTGGACAGCCTTCGTCAGACACCTCTCCTCAGAAACCCCTGAGGAAGCTCCTCCCTGACAGgaccagagctgccagggacaggTAGAACAAGAAGCTGGTGGACTTCATAGTGGAGAGCAAAGGGACTGAAGGGCATCTCCTGAAGATCTTGAAAACTGGGAAACAATCCTGCTGGCTGAAGAAATTCCTGAACTCCAGCTGGCACATGACCTGTGTGGAGACTTATttggaggatgaggagcagctggaccTGGTGGTTGGGTACCTGAAGGAGGTGTACAGGAAGATGGACACCAAGAACCTGCACCAGATCCTGGGGGATGGCATCAGATTCATCTCAGATGTGCTTTTACCTGAGGCCATCATCTGTGCCATTGCTGCCATGGATGACATTGATTATgagaaggcagaagagaagTACATTAAAGGACCACCTGTGagcaaaagagagagagagttgTTTGATGAGCAAGTCCTGGGAAGCAAAACACTCAAGATGAAGCTGGAGACTGTGGCGAGCTGA